TAAGGAAAGCCTGTGAGGTTCCACGTGGCCAACCGTTCATATGCCTCTTCCACGTGCGGACGCATGCAGGCCATCATGACCGTCAGATCAAACCCTTCCCCCGTTCGCGTTATTTGGTCTGAGGTGAACTTCAACCAGGGCTGATCCGCCTGATACACAACGGTGCGGCTCAGGCCGAGGCGGTGACGATGCGCGACACGGTGGCGACCGTCAATCAAAGGGGAAATCGCTGCGGGGCGGACCCGGTGGAAATCAGCGATCAGGGCAGCAACGTGCAGATCTTCTGGCAGAGGCTTCTTGCGGGACTGCAGTGCCTGACCAGGGAGCAGGGAGGCTGTGGGTTCGACGCGGTAACGGTCCCAGTGGCCTTCAAGGGCATCGAGGGAAGCGTACATGAGCGCGAGGGTGGCATGATGACCGCCCCGGAGGGTAGGCAGAGCGTTTGGGCTGAAGCTGGCCCCGAAGACGCCGCTGAACTGCCAGTTGCGTAAGGTCGGTTCCCCGCCTGGCATGAGGAACGACACGAGAGGCAGTGTGTCGGAAGGAGAGAAGGACAGCATCTTCATTCCAAGTTAATCTTTTGGACTGAACGCATTGTCACCGGACTTCCCGAAATGCCGAAACACAACGGCTCCCCGCTCTTCCGTGATATCAGCAAAGAGAGCCAAAAAAGTAGAGCGAAGTGCCGATGCACCTCACTCTGGGCTACAGGTGAGTGTAGCTCACTGCACAATCTAACACATCAAGCCAGTTTTTTAGGCACCCAACTGTTGCTGCCCTTGCAACACCGTAAGGAAGCCCTGTAGATCCTTCTGAGTGACTGGGGCAGAAAGATGCAGCTGTCCTCGGGTGTTCTGCATGCTCATTCCATACGGTATGACCGCGCCGATCAGGAGGTGGGGGAAGTTCTGTAGGAGCAGGTCCAACAGTCCTTCACCCACTCCTTTGGATAAGCCGAGGTGGACCAATACCAGGTCAGGTTGAGGGGACTTCCACCCACAGCCGTCGTGCTTCAGGAGGTTTAGGGCTTCCATTGGGGTCGCAACGACGTTTAAGACGGCTGGAAAGTCAAGTGCCTCGAACATGAGGCATAAGTGGAGGACCTCGGTGGGCTGATCATGGATCAAGAGTATGTTGCTCATCTTACTCATTAATCCTGCTGTGCAGACGTTGAAAAGAGCAGAGAAGAGCTATCCAGGCGAAGAAAAGTAAGTAGGAACCTCATCTTAATACCAGCTTAATCTGGGAAAGCAAACTCTTTTGTCACTGCGTTTTCTAGTCGGTTACGCGGTAGAACCCCTGCCTCTTTCGTCCAGTTGACTGAACCACCACCGAAAAAGGGCAAAGCTTGGTGCGAATCGTCCGTGCCTCAGTTCTGCAACCGGGGCTTGATCCAGCTGATGTACGCCGCTTCCAGGCCGCGTACCAGCACACGCAGCGTCTGAGCCGTGAGGTAAGGCCGTACGAGGGCGGGCAGGTACGGGCTGATGTACTGGCGCAGCAGCACGGCCAGCACCAGGATCACCAGCTCGCGGGCAGACGTGCCCTTGATCTGCGGGAGCATCTGGCCGATGACCAACGAGATGATGTTGCGCACCTCGGGAGCGAGCGCCAAGGCTTCAGCCATGCTCAGCCGCCCGTCCGCACGCACATCGTTGATCGCCTTCCGGACCAGGGCGTCGATGTGAGGCAGCACGCCGTCCAGCAGTGCCGAGAGCTCGCCGTCGTCCATGGGCGTCTCGACAGATGGCGGAGGATTCAGAGACGGCATTTGGAGGGGAGGTAGAGCGGAGGCAGTGCTCTCGGGCTTGACGGTGGGTGTGGGCGCCGACTGAGGACGCAGGGTGGGCGTCTCGGTCTTGGTGATGGTGACGCCCTGCTCGGCGCGCTGACGGAGGATCTCAGCGATGCGAGGATCTACGGGCATACGGACCTCGGGAAAGGGCCTCCTAGCCCCCGCGTGGGGCAGGGGCCGGTGGTATTGCGGATTGGTGGCGAATGGGAGGGAATCAAGCAGGCCTTACTGAGGCAACCAGACCAGTGGCCACCGCGCATGCCGCACAACCGGCAGGGAGGAGGGAAGTCCACGTCGTCTACCCCAAACCAGGCACGGACATGCACCTGTTCGTATCCGGGCAGCACTGGATCGTCCCACTGGGTCTCCCTCCCCGAGCGTGTTCCCCCCCGCGCCTGAGCAACCACCAGGAAGGCGAAGAGCAGGCCAGAGACGATCAGCAGCGGCAGCACGGCTGCTTCCTGGAAACGTACAGCGGCGCCAGCCGGGTCTTTTTCATCAGGACCTCGGTTTCGAGAGCACCCGCAGCGTGGCCGTCGTGCAGCCGTAGAGGAGGGCAGAGTGATTGACCTTGATGTCGGTTGCGTGACGGGCGGCGGGGCCGAGCAGGTCCGAGACTGTGGCGACGAAGATCTTCTTCCCACCCTTGCGGTCGCGCAGGATGACCTGCACGCGCGTGCCACACGGGAGAGACCGCTTGAGCTCCCAACGGACAGCGAAGTGGCCTGGAAGCCTCGTCTCGCATGCGCCCAGTGCGCTGGCGCGGGGCCGATAAAAGGTCACCGCGAGGCCTTGAAGGGCACTCGCGGTGGAGGAGAGCAGCAGCAGGGCGAGGAGCGCGGCCCTCATGTCGACTTCCGGGAGAGGGCGTACCGGTCCGACAACCACTTCGCGAGCCGCTCGCGGACGGTCCCGACCATCGCTCCCGCCACTGTCTGATTGAGGGACCTGGGGTGGACCGTACGCTCGAGCACGGCCAGGCGCTCAAGGCCCTGCGACAGCAGGAGCAGCAGGCCGTGCACGTACGCGACCCCACTCTCCAGATCCCGGGGCGTGACATGCGGCGTGATGCGCGTCCCCGGCACGATGTACGTGCCTACCAGCTGCACGCGCTCGGCCATCCTCCCGGGAAGGGCTGCCAGTCCCGGCCAGGTTGCTCCGGGAGGCAGGGGGAAGTTGAGTTCATTGCCGACGATGGCGACCAGCCCTTCCATCACGGTGAAGGGCCGCTCCACGGAGGGGCCGTGCTGGGCACGAACGTACTGGCTCATGTGACCTCCAGGGGGGTCCGCCCTGGCGTGGGAGCGTGGCGCTGAACCACTCGTCCTGTCCGTCTGGCGGCTCGGGATCGTTCGGGTCGTTGCCGTCCAGGTAGATGTACGCGTACAGCTTCCCGGCCGCCGCGAGGTCCACCAGGGAGATCCGGAGCTGAAAGGCGTTCAGGCCCAGTTCCGGCGTGCGTTCCGCAAGGGCGAGGCGGTTGAATTCCGTCTTTGGTTGCGCCTGCAGGACTTCGAGCAGGCGGGTGCCGATCTCGTCATCGGCGCGGTAGGCCGCGTGCGCGTAGGCGGGGAAATACCCAGGGTCCTGGAATTTGCGGAGGAGGCCGTCACGCACCGCCTGACGGATGCACTCACGGGCATGGTGCTTTTCCACGCCAGAGGCGGTGGTCATCTGACCCACGCCGTACTCCTTGGTGCGGTCCATATCGGCGATCCAGGTGGTGAACTGCTCGTAGGACGGGGGCGGGTCAGACACGGGGAAAGCTCCTTTCCGGCAATGTGGGCAAGCCTCGCCCACCCACCCGAGGGCGGACGCGATGAGGTCCAGGGCAACGCTGGTCGGTGGGCGAGGGCGGGGAAACCCCGAGGTCCAGAACTGCGGCTCAGCCTGGTGGCCGCGCGTGCAGGTCAGGACGGCGCGGATGCTGGAGGGCATGGTCAGGGCCTCAAAGCAGTGGTTCCTGGCTGTGGCTTGCGCTCGGCCTCGGCTTGCTTGGCGTCTCGAGCTACAGGTTGGCGCTGCGCCACTCCCACCCGCCTGGTACCGGAAGATCGCCACTGGGTCACCGGTGGGAACCAGCCCGGCTTCTTTCAGGCGCGTCTTCGTGGCGAGGTGAGCGGGAACCTTGCGGTGTACAGGCAGGTGGGGCATGCCGGGACCTCCAAGAAGAAGCCCGCCTCGGCGCGGGTGGCCGGTGCGGGCGGGGGGAAACGCTCGGCTTTAACCGAGAGGCTGGAGGTGGTGTTCCACCACACCGTCCCGAAGAGGTACGACACGCATGGTCAGAAAGTCCTGACCGTCAAGGTAACGACCCACGGGGAGCCTGGATTTGGCTGAGCAGGTAGAATAGGGCGAATTACAGCGAACATAAGAGGCTTTAGGAATATGACCTTTCCCGATCTTCCTGACTTTTCGAAGTCCCAGTGGAACACGCCCTATCTCAAAATTTCTCTTCAGTTTCTTGCGTTAACAGCGTCCGAGCGAAGGAATTACCTCCCATACACTTTTGACGGCCGCACCACACTGGATAATGGCTATCTCATCGAGTGTGATGATCCGATGGAGTTGATGCTGTTATACTTGCGAGAAGTCACTTTTTTGCCAGAGTTGTGGGAACATGATCCAGAGTTTACGCTCCTTAGTCTTTCACCCAGAGACCGTATAGACAAAGTCATAACGTTGATCGCTGATTTGCAAAATAGACTTGAAGGCCTTACGGAGCTTGATCTTCAAGCAAATATTGGTGAATGTCAGGAACAAGCGACGACTGTCCTGACTTTGCTGGGGTGGCCCATCGCTGCGCCCGAGACGCCTGCCACAGAAATTCTCGATACGTATACGTATGGAGGCTTCTCTAAGGCCGCTCGTCCTGTTTTTTGAGATATAACCTTGTGCTCAAAAGACCTTGTCAAACGTCGGGAGCCTGGACATCAGATCGTCACCCGCTCCAGGGATTCCTCCTGGGAGAGAGGCTTCTTCGCCGGTTTTGAGAGCGTCCAGCGCTTCGGCTTCCACTCCTGCCACTTCTCGGGCACAGGCGCGTGCACCACGGCGACATGCTCGGCCAGCAGGATGCCCTTCCCAACCTTCAGGAGTCGCCCGGTCACCTGCACCTACAAGGCACTGGCGTCCAGTCTCAGAACCTCGCTGCTCGCCTGCATCGCCACCACGAACGGCGCCGTGTTCGCCACAGCCGGGCAGACCTCCACACGGATGAACCCTTCGCCCCGGTCGAGCTTGATGAGCCTGCCGGTCACCGTGAAGCGGCTGCCGTTCGGGGTTCTTGCTGACCGGAAGGCCCCTTTCCGGGTCATTAGGGCGGCGAGCGTACCGTCTGGGTTGGTGCGCGGGTAGCTGGTGACGGTCACGCGCTCTGGGTGCCCGGGCTTCCAGTTGGTACGGACGCGGACACCGTTCACACGCACGCCGTGCTCGTACGGAATGGCCCAGCCCGTGAAGGTGAGAGTGGCGGAGTGCGGAAGAGCTGGGATCACGAGGCCTCGGACTTCTGCTCGACTGGGACGCACTCGGAGCGCTCGTAGAGGGCACAGGTGCCTTCCAGGTTCTTGCCCTTGTATTTGAAGAGGGCGGCGGGGAGCTGGTCTTGTGCAGGTTTGAGGCCTTCAGCCTCCAGCTGCCTGGCGCTGGCGAGGTCTGCGGGGTGGGTGTCCTTGTAGGTGGGGATGTCGCGTTTCTTGCCCATGTGATGTGCTCCTGCCAGGCCCGCTCCAGCGGGCCTGGGCGGGGTTGGGGTTCAGGTCGGCGCCTGAACTGGGAGAGGGCCGTAATACCCAAAAGCACGCGCTGCACGGCGGTCCGCGTCCATGATCTCCGCTCCCGAATCCATCGGGGAAACGTACAGGATGTCCTCGTGCAACGCCATTCTCAGATTTCCCTCTGGAACTGTCCAGAGCGTCAATGGGCGCGCGGCCGGCGTGGGGTCTGGATCGTCCGGTGAGGTCACCCAGGCGGCCACAGACCCCGCCTTGATCCACTGAATGTTGTTCGCGTCCGCCATCTCGCCCTCAGTGTGCCGTGCTGGACGCGAAAACGGATCCATGAAGGGGAGGGCGGTCCTGCATCAGTGGACCCGCCGGTAATCCTTCATCAGCAGGAACGACGCGAGCTTCTCACCGGTGTGCAGTTCGACCTCCGGACCGTCGAACGCGACGACCGTGACGACGCGGTCCCCGTGGTGCTTGTGCGCCCACCGGCTATCCACCTCGATGGAGACTGGCGGGGGCGGTTCCACAATTTGAGCCGTCGGTTGATTCGGGGACTGGGTGCTGCTGACCGGCGCCTGTCCCGTGATCATTTCCAGGGTCAGCGTCTCACCGATCAGGCGGTCGAGGCCCAGCTGCGTGAGCACTTCGAAGCCACGCCCCTTGGTATCCAGCGGCATGTCCTGCCGCGCGGCGTCCACGGCCTGCTGAATCTCAGCGTCAGTGAGGCGGGTGAACAACTCTCTGGGAATCCGGGAGGGGGTGGTCTTGGCGAGCTGCACCTGGAGTTCGGGAAGGCGGCTCTTGTTGCTGCAGAACATCAGCGCCCGCAAAGCCGGCGCTTGCCAAAGTGCACCACCTGGACAGCCGGCGCTGGGCAGCGTCCGGACTTGCCCTCTACGGTGTTCGCGCCCTGTACCGCGCCCTCACCTGGGCTGGGGCCGTGAATTCGAACCCCACCCTGAGCGTGCCTCCTGACTCCACATCTGCAAGCGTGTCATTCCCCGCACCCATTACGTCGCATGCCTCCCATTGACCGCTTCACCACATCCCCCTCCTTTACCCCTCAGAACCTGCTGGAGGCCCCTTCCTGGCCTTCCTGTGAGCAAGTGATTTTTGCCGCGTCTGGGACGGCGTTTTGCCTACCTTGTTTTCGGCCATGGCAAAGAAGACCATTCTCCTTCTGCTGTGGGACAAAAGAAGGTTCGGGAAAGGTGCCCCGCTTCCTGTCAACCTCGGGAGAGGTCACGATCTGGCGAGTTTCTGGGGGATGGTCAAGCCTTGGGGAGGTTTACCAATAAGTGCCCTTATTGATAAAATCACAGCAAGATGGAGGACAGGCCATGACGCTCGCGCAGTACAACGCAGACCTCCACCACCGGACCAGCAGCTGGTCCAACCTCCACCGTGACGAGCGGCGACGCCGGGCCGTGAAGGCCTGCGCCGAAAAAGATGCAGAAGTGTTGTGGGAGATCGTCGAGTGGTACCTCACCCAGCACGCTCAAGCTGGGCTGCTCGTCAGTCCACATACCCAGCTGAGTTACCGCACAGGCACCAGGCAGCTGGTTGCCTTCATGGCTGAGCACGCCTGGAATGTCCTGTCCCCGGAACGCGAGGACGTGCAGGGGTATGTCAACACCCTGCTCGCTTCTGGCAAAAGCATCGCCACTGTCCAGGCCCGCGCCGCCGCGGGGCGTACCCTCTACGCCGCCCTGCGCGAGGTCGACGCGACAAAGGCCGTTCCCTTCGAAGGACTTCGCGTGCCCAAAGACCGCCGGCACCCGCTGGAGAAGAATGCACCGTACCCGAGGCGACGGATGGAGGACGTCCTGGAGAAAGCGCGCGACCAGGTGGGCCGTGATCCGAAACGTGCGGCGCGCCACCTGGAAGTGTGGGCGCTGCTGCTCCTCCTGGCCCACACGGGGTTGCGGATCGATGAGGCGTTGTCCCTCGGATGGCGTGACGTCCACCTGGACGAGGATGATGCCCGGTTGGTGGTCCGGTCCGGCAAGGGGCGCAAATCGCGCGAAGTACCGGTCTCACCGCGTCTCGCTGCAGCCCTCATCCGCTTCCAGGCCTTGCCGAGATCCAAGCGGCACGTGGGTGACCAGCTCTTCCCATACCGGACCTGGCGAGGGGCGGCCTACCATGTCAAGCCCTTATTCCAGCGTGAGGACGGCAGCAACGACTTCCGGGGCTTTCACGCCATACGCAAGTTCATGGGTTCACGTCTGTATGACACCCTTGGCGACTTCACGGCTGTCGCGGAGGTGTTGGGACATGCCAGCGTCGACACCACGCGAGGCTACGTTCGAGTGGGGGTGAACCGGGCAAAGAAAGCCGTCGCGGACTGGTGAACATCCTGCTCTCCTTCACTTGCCACTTCTGCTCAGCAGGACGCGGTTCTACCGGCCTGTCATCGGCGGCAGGAGCGGCGCAGGGCGTTGCCATTGAGCGTCCGTGATCTCTTTTCGGCACGGGGCTGCTTAGCGGGGGGCCTGAACTTGGGAGAGCAAGTAGAGTAGGGGCATCTCCGACGACGCCTGCCCGAACTGCAACAAATTTGAAACTTAGGTGGCTAAAATGCTCGCTAAGCTACTGGAAATCAGAGCGCGTCTGGGGGTGAACAGCCCAACCTCGAATCAATCTCCAAGCCAGGACAAGCCGTGGACGCCGAAGAGAGAAAAGCGCGTGACAAGACTAATGTGTTGCTTGATAACAGTCCTTACCGTAGGTATGTATTCATGTACCAAGGCTAGCGGGCCAATGAAACAGTCTGATGTTCCTGGTACCTTCATTAGCGGGTTTGTATCTAGCTCAAGTAAATACGATAGCTTCGATAGGCCTATGAGTGAAACTATCACTTTCAATGTTGATGGAACAGTAGATTATGCTCTTCAAGGAGAAGAAAGGAGTCATTCTCAAAAGGCAAATTGGGTTTTCTGCGCCGACTGCTACAAAGATGATTATGGAAAACAGTCTACGATTAATCTAGACATAGAGCTAAGCTTAGGCACTTGGCAAGTCAAAGACAGGTTTGTTCTTTTTGCCGTTGATAAGAATACGCTGTGCTATGATGTCATAGAAGAGTCAATATGCCTGCACCGACAAAAATAAACTGATTGAGTAGTCTTTAGAATGAGCAACGGCAACTATTCAGCGCAAGAGTTGCCCAACACAGTATTTACGACCTTGTAATGATAACTGAGGAGAAATGCCCGGCTATTTTATTTTTTCCTTACTACTAATCGCTCTTCTTATATTCTTTGGCGTTATTGCTACTTACATCATACCGAGGCGCTACTGGTTTTGGCTGTTAATAATTGCATGTCCAATCTTAATATTCTGTCCTGTCGCATGGGCAATATTGCAAGATCGTTGAGTTCGGGTAAAAGGATACCGTAAACAATATTTGCTTACGGCCACATACGATGAGAGATAATCCTCGAGATCGTCTCTTTTTCATTTACTCACATTCTCGCTGAATTCAAGACGACGTACGTCCAAAATATAATGTATGACGTTAGAATCACGAAGTTAAAAACAGTCCAAGATTTGCTTCTTATAATCATATTTATAATTAGGAATAAGATTTGGAATAGGAACGAAGCCAGCATGATACTAATACTTAGATTGGGATCAATATCCATCATAAATCCGAAATAAGATATATACAATACCAAAACAATAAAGTTAAGTAATAGGATAACGGATAATAGATTTACTGTACCCAGTAGTAAGGTGCGATGTGACTCATTCATAAGTAGCATTTCAGCGCGAGAACGAGAGGTGAGGAAGAAGGACGTCGTTCCGGAAAAGTAACTACTCAGCACGAGTCAAAAGCTTTTATTAAGCAGCTATCCAGCTTCTTTAGATATCAGCCTTGTCAGATAAGATATGTCATTATAAGAGTTTATTATAAGTTCTTGATTGTGTTTGCTAAATAGTGCTTGCTCTTTTATGTCTAAGATGTTGGACCCTCTCTTTTCTATGAATAATACATAATCAATTATCGTAATAATTGGAATACTAGGCTTGGTGAGGTTTTCCTCCAATGTCCACCTTGTATACCCTTGAAAATTTCGAACAACCCAACGGAGTTTCCTTAGAAATTCAACGTCATCATCATAAAGCCTAAAAGCTATTATTGGAACGCTAGCTATACCGCCTGCGGCAGACATCTGATCATCTAGATTAGAAAATCTGTATGACCATTTAACTCTTCTGAGAGTATCAATAATTTGAACTACTTCGCTCTTGAATATGCCATTCATATTAAATCCTTGATCAGACGGAAGACTGGAAATCAAGCGAAAATGGCTAAGTTTAACATCAGTGTGGAATAAATTCGTATTTGGTATAGCCATACAAGCTATCTGTGTCGGGTACGGCCTCTAACTCCAAGATGGTCCCCTCATTGCGCTCGTACCTCACTATCAAGGCGAGTGCATTGTGGAGAAATTCTAGAACAGTGCTTTCAGACATTAGTAATTCTCCTTGTTCATCAAATTCGCTCGTTCTGAATAGGTAGTCCTCTCCTACTCTCCTGACACTTTCGCCGGAGTTGTTGGAAAAGACCCTTACTTCTCCGCGTTCAAAAATACTTATAAGATGATTTAGCGAAGAGGAATCTGAGCTCATATCTGTTGAATTAAGCCATCGCAGAAATATCCAGTATTCTTCATTGCCCGTGAAAACAAGCTCCTCAATTATGAGGTCCGCATCTCCTATTTTCACTGAGGAGAAATACCTACATAGACGTGGTTTCATACCTTGTAATAGATCAGCATGAGAACCGAAGTCGAGGAAGAATGATGTTATTCTGGAAAATGCCTATCAAACCCTTGTAAATTGAGAGTTCTTGCTTCTGAAGTGTAGAGAGATAACTGCGGATGCGACAGAAGTTCTTCCCTCCCGCAGCAGAACGAAAGCCACCCGAGATCTTGCGCTTCACACACACCATCCGAATGTCTCGCTCAGCTTGATTATTGTCGAACGGGACATCGTCCTCGTGGAGGAAGCGCAACATCTTGTCCCGGTGCTTCTGACATCGAAGGGCGAGGTTGCGTCCAGTGGACTGCTTCACTCGTCCCCGCTGCTTCGGTACCGGCTCTGCTGCGGGGTTGAAAACTAACCCCGCTTCCACGAGGGCATTAAAGCGAACCAGGAACGCGGCTTTCTCCGGTGGAGTTAGGGTGCCTGACTTGTGTTGATGGTAGACGCCTTGCATTGCGGCCCGCAGTTCTCCTGCCCAGTCTTGGTGCAACTGTTCGTGGAGGAAACGCAACTCCCGAAGCAGGTGGGCGTTACACAGCGCGTGTCGGGCAGAGAGTTGGAAGTACGTGAGCCAGGCATCATGCATCAACAGCCCGCGGTACTGGGGCAGGACCCCCATGGCTTGGATAGCAGCCGACCCGCGGTGCGGGTCGTGCCCATACAGAGTGAGTTGCTTGCTGCTGATGACATGCACCCAGGCGAGCTTGCCCTTCACCTTGCTGCCCGTCTCGTCCACATGGAGGACAGGTTCTTCGAGCAAGGCTTCTTTCAGGCCGGCCTCAAACCCAGCCAGTCGCTCTGTGGCGAGGTTGAGGTGCAGCGCGAGTGTCCCTTCACTGGGACGCTGACCGCACAGCGTCTCAAGCACATCGCCCACCCGCTTGAAGGGCAGGAACTGGGCGACATTCAGGTACACCGCCAGGCCTTGGAAGCGAGGGCCGTACTGCACCTGACCGCGCACGTCCGGTGGGAACGCCGCCTGTTGTCGGTGGTGACAGCGCGGGCACACCTTCACTTCGGCCTGGTACTCGGTCACGTGCAACTGGACTTCCGGCAGGTCCAAGACCTGCCGAGCCAGGAGGTCGTGCACTTCGACCTCGTCCCAATGCTGTCCACACGTACAGCTTCCCGTCACGGGGAGCACAACCACCTCGTCGGGCGAGGTGCTCATCTTCAAGGTGGTGCCAGGGTGTCCCACCTGACCACCAGAGGAGCGAACGCCAGAAAGGCGTTCGCTCTTGGGCTTCTTCTTCCAAGCCTGGTCCTGGCTGGGCGGCTGATGGGACGTCTCGCTGGTCCGTGCGACCTGCGCTTCCAACTCGCGGATGCGCGCTTGGAGTCGTTCGCAATTCGGGCAGGTCACGTCTGAGATGGTTTCACGTTATCGCATCCCAACCGGGCGTGTAGGGGCTGCTGAATAGTCACCCGGAAAATACTAACCAACCCCCTGTAGGCGGGGAGGCCTTGCTTCTGAAGCGTCGAGAGATGACTCCGGATGCGGCAGAAGTTCTTCCCTCCCGCAGCAGAACGAAAGCCACCCGAGATCTTGCGCTTCACGCATACCATTCGAAGGTCTCGCTCGGCATGATTGTTTCGGAGGTGCTGGGCGTCGAGGTGACCAGCTTGGCTGCCCTGACCGCTGCGGACGCCGCCCTGGTCCGTGACTACGCCTACGGGCAGTGGAGCCTCGTAGCTGGGGAGGTGGCGGCGTGATCCGCCACCCGAACCAGCTGGTCGAGTACCGGAAGGTGTTGGGGCTGCCCCCGCTCCCCGAGATGTTCGTGCTCGTCGAGGACGTGCTCGAGAAGTCATTGAGCAGTGACAATCACGGCGCACTTATGAGCTTAATCTCACTTGAGAAATTGTCCTAGCCACAGAAAGAGAAAACAGGTTCCGCTTGCTGTACCTGCAACGATGGCAGGAGCTAAGGGCAACGTCATGGGGCCGGAACCCCTGCCTAAGCGACCCTGGTTCATGGTGTTCACCTGATTCGTCTGGACGGCACCGAAAATCATCGAACCGGCGACAACAGCCAAAACAGTTCCCGCAACATTGAGTCCTGAGAGCACACCAGCCAGCCCCGACGCATGGACAAACAGCCCGAGAAGTCCACCCAGGAGACTTGCCCCAGTCCCCCAGAAAACCCCCCGGATCAGCAGGTCTCTTAGGGCTCCCCAACTCGTCTGAGGGCGTAATGACTTCATGTGCTGACTATAGGCATGCGTCCAGCAAAAGTTAGATTGTCTCGCCGTCCAAGTACAAGAGCAGTGACACTCGCCAGGAGTCTTTGGGGAACCGCGACAAGTTCGAGGTCCAGGGCTTCGAGGATGGTCTTCACGAGGGCACTTCTAGGAGGAGGGACATGAGGCGCGCGTGCGCGAAGCCGAGGTGGCAGGGAACTGGGAGGGAACGTTCAAGGCGGCGTGTGACCTGACCAGCACCCTTGACTACCTGTTGAACCGCGAGGTCCCGTACGGCGAATGGAAGAACCTGCGTGAGTACTGGCAACGCAATGAGGAGCGGAACACCGAAATCCGGGAGCTGGTGGCGCGCCTCCTGGCCAGCGCTGCGCACAAGGTGGCGTCGTGAAGCTGGTCCCCGTGCAAGCGTGAATACGGGCGCCGTAGGGGTCTGTGCCACCCTCTTTGAGGACCGAGCCAGCTCTCGACGCCTGCATGTCAGCGCCCGCGAGGGCGCTTTTCTTGCGTACTGACCAATCCCATCCTGAGATTCACTTTGGACTTGCCCCAAAAAGCCCACCTCACGGCGGGCCTGAAACTGGCGTACCAACGATCACTGGATGCCGAATTCTGGGCACAGTTCTACTTTGACAACACGCCATTCTGCCCATCCCA
The sequence above is drawn from the Deinococcus hopiensis KR-140 genome and encodes:
- a CDS encoding tyrosine-type recombinase/integrase; translation: MTLAQYNADLHHRTSSWSNLHRDERRRRAVKACAEKDAEVLWEIVEWYLTQHAQAGLLVSPHTQLSYRTGTRQLVAFMAEHAWNVLSPEREDVQGYVNTLLASGKSIATVQARAAAGRTLYAALREVDATKAVPFEGLRVPKDRRHPLEKNAPYPRRRMEDVLEKARDQVGRDPKRAARHLEVWALLLLLAHTGLRIDEALSLGWRDVHLDEDDARLVVRSGKGRKSREVPVSPRLAAALIRFQALPRSKRHVGDQLFPYRTWRGAAYHVKPLFQREDGSNDFRGFHAIRKFMGSRLYDTLGDFTAVAEVLGHASVDTTRGYVRVGVNRAKKAVADW
- the tnpC gene encoding IS66 family transposase, whose translation is MTCPNCERLQARIRELEAQVARTSETSHQPPSQDQAWKKKPKSERLSGVRSSGGQVGHPGTTLKMSTSPDEVVVLPVTGSCTCGQHWDEVEVHDLLARQVLDLPEVQLHVTEYQAEVKVCPRCHHRQQAAFPPDVRGQVQYGPRFQGLAVYLNVAQFLPFKRVGDVLETLCGQRPSEGTLALHLNLATERLAGFEAGLKEALLEEPVLHVDETGSKVKGKLAWVHVISSKQLTLYGHDPHRGSAAIQAMGVLPQYRGLLMHDAWLTYFQLSARHALCNAHLLRELRFLHEQLHQDWAGELRAAMQGVYHQHKSGTLTPPEKAAFLVRFNALVEAGLVFNPAAEPVPKQRGRVKQSTGRNLALRCQKHRDKMLRFLHEDDVPFDNNQAERDIRMVCVKRKISGGFRSAAGGKNFCRIRSYLSTLQKQELSIYKGLIGIFQNNIILPRLRFSC